ATTGTCGCGTTTTTCACTCAGGTAAGGGAACAAGAACTGACCCGCGTGGACGAAGAGATCAGAGAGAGACAAACAAAAAACAGAGACAAGCGTTGGAATCAGTGGATGGACTACTGGCTCCAAAAAGACGAAAACCGTCGCGAAATTTTAGTGACTGTTTTAAAAAATTCTCTACTTTGAAATAAATTTACATCTGCATTTCTGTCTTAAATACAGGAGTTGCTTCCGCATATAAGCGATAAATATTATCGTCATAGTCTATTTTGACATACCCCGGACGCCCTAAAAAATGCCCCTGCTCAGTGTAAATCGAGGTCAAGGAGGGATTAATCAGTCCGGTTTCTCGACAGTAACCGAAAAGTCCTCCCTGCATCGATCCTGTAAATGGATCTTCGTTTACGCCGACAGCAGGTCCAAATGCCCGTGCATGAACATGGTTTTTAGGATCAATGGCAAAAGGGGTCAATGCACAGATCATGACAATCTCATGCTCTAAGCAATATTGCTTCACCTCATCCATATTGGGGCGCAACCCCCCAAGGGTCTCTAAATCTTTGAAAGCAAGATATAGATAACGATTGCCTGTTTCGATCATCGGGGAAGCGATTACATCGGGAAAGTCCAGAGGTTCAAGAGATACGGTGAACGGTTCCAAGTTGACCTCCGGCGATTCAAAGTTGAAGCTAGGTTTGCCGGCAGTGCAATCAATCTCCAAATTAATGACTCCAGCGTTTGTCTCCGCACGAAATTTCTTTTTTTCCCCGTGCTTCACCCAACCATCTTGCTCCATCGCAGACATTGCTCCAATAGTTGCATGTCCGCAAAAACGGATTTCATCGCCTGTGGGTGTGAAATAACGAAGCTTAAAGTCCGCGGTTTCACTGGGGAGGATATATCCTGTTTCAGAATGTTTCAGCTCGTTTGCCAAATGTTTCATCTCTTTATCGTTCATTCCACTAGCATCAATCACTGTTGCCGTAGGATTTCCTCCAAACATCGTATTTGTAAAAGCGTCTGTCTGATAAATTGTTAATTTTTTCATTTCAGTACCAACCTTTCTTGCATCGGATTTTGAAATATACCGAGCTAACCTAGCATTTTCGTTTATTTTATACAATGAAACAGAATTTGAATATAGAAATAGGGTTCATAGCCAGCCATTAACAAAAAGTTTAGAAATAAAAATTATTTTTTATATTAAAAATTAGCTAACAGCACCAAGGAGAATTCTGTTATGTATCGTCTATTACTATTATTTTTGCCCTTCTCTCTTCATCTGAATGCGGCTACAGAAGAACAAAAGCGGATAGAAGAAAATATTCAAGAAAGAAAACAGATAGAAAAAGAAGTCCAGGAACGCGAATTGGACAAACAACGGCAGCAGAGAGAATGGGAACGCCGATTGCAAGAAAGAAGGCGTAGAGCACGTGAAGAAGAGTATCGAAGAGAAGAGCAACGCCGCATTGAACGACGACTTCAAGACCAAAGACGTTATTAAGAGCGTGTCCTCAATTAGATAGTGTCGCCCGCGAGTTTAACATTGCAGATAATTACAAATTTTTTCCAGGGAGAGCTTCTTGGAAGACAAGGCAAGCTGGTATCAGTTGGCGAGTCTGAAAATGATCTTCTCAGGGAAAAAGAAGCAGCAAGATGCATGTTTAGCTAATTTTGACGACCCGCTCTATAATGAAGTATTTGGTATAAATTCAAAAGGTTGTTTTATGAAAAAATTCTTTT
This genomic window from Waddlia chondrophila WSU 86-1044 contains:
- a CDS encoding PhzF family phenazine biosynthesis protein, producing the protein MKKLTIYQTDAFTNTMFGGNPTATVIDASGMNDKEMKHLANELKHSETGYILPSETADFKLRYFTPTGDEIRFCGHATIGAMSAMEQDGWVKHGEKKKFRAETNAGVINLEIDCTAGKPSFNFESPEVNLEPFTVSLEPLDFPDVIASPMIETGNRYLYLAFKDLETLGGLRPNMDEVKQYCLEHEIVMICALTPFAIDPKNHVHARAFGPAVGVNEDPFTGSMQGGLFGYCRETGLINPSLTSIYTEQGHFLGRPGYVKIDYDDNIYRLYAEATPVFKTEMQM